In the Rhododendron vialii isolate Sample 1 chromosome 2a, ASM3025357v1 genome, CAAAGTGGAAAGCCATTTGACTTTGTCAAAATGGCTCTGTTATGCTTGGTTTACACGTGCAACAGAAAGAAAGCAAGTAATGGGGTCCCATTACCCCATGatttacaagaaaaagaaagtggagTGGCCCACGATGCAGTAGCAGTTGAGTTTTTACGTGGAAGTTACAAGTAATTGTGGACACTTGGCATTCAAAGAGCAAAGGATGGAAGTTATTTTACCAAAACATGGGACACATGTCAACATACAAGAAGCCCATTCCCCATGATCTCAATTTATTCGGCCACTCTTCCACAATACGGGCTGCTTCTTTACTTTTTTCTGCACAACCTTGGAGCCTATAAATAGCAGAATCGAAGACAGAAAATTGgtccacacaccaatcaagctcaacgcttaaatcaaagtcttcccagcgaagcaattatctcatttctctcccatttctatctctcttgtactccaactttattattactacataataaagttattcatatctctcttgtatccccaactttattattacgatataataaagttattctacgaTGTTCTCTACTTTTTCTCACACGGTTGGGAAATTATAAGTCCACTATCATtgtggcaaaaccacgaacctcattgtggcctcaccctttgggtcacacACAGTCGCACTACATACAAAGTCAGATCGAGGCGCACTCAAGCCTTTCATACGTTGGACGACGACAAGTCCTGGCACACCCGCGCTCACACCGCACACGCGCCGTTGTATTTTCCGCTCACGCCTACCTGGCGGAAAAGTGGGAAACAtcttttggcacgcccggtgggaccccAATCGTTTCAAAGGGTATCACGCCGATTCATTGACATGTCAATTCAATACGTTGAATTGGATGTTGCAATTCGGCGTCTTAATGAAGAAATTCGTTGGCGCGATGATAAAGTCGACGAGCTTGAAGACGAAATCTACCGCCTTGATTGTGAGAGGCGTCGACTCAAACCTACACAGGATTGGTTTCATGATGCACTAAACTCCTACAATGATGCAATTCGAAGGCTTGAAGACGAAGTTGACAAGCTTGAAAACGAAGATTGCCAATTACATCATGAGGTAAACCATCTCTTTAATGCCAAGTTACAAAGCTATTCACATATTATGTCTTCAGACCTGCCCGAACAACATAAATCCCAAAATGGTGGGCTTGATGATCCTTCTGCTCAGACCTTTGGGGGtcaaattgaagaaaatataaGCACTCAGTCCTGTACCGTTGCATCTAGCGAAGAACTCTCACAGGAGTTCATAGATCCCTTGCATGCATCTTTGCGTGAGATTGAAGAATGGGTAATCAACTCCAAAAACACCATCGAATATATGAAGTCAACTCCTACGCCACCACCGTTATCACAATTTAGCACTTTAGGCCAAACTTCAGGCCTAAATGTGTCTAAACAAGTTTCTAGCAAGCACTTCAGGCCTTCAGGTTTCTTTCAGTCCTTAACTGCTGAAAGCCCTACACTTGGGGGGCAAGGAGGCCAAGGACTTGAACTCGGGGGGCAAGAGTCTCAACAAGCACATTAGACCTCCAGGTTTCTCTTGGCccttagcttccaaaaatcctACACTCGGGGGGCAATGTTCTCAGCTCAGTCCTTTGAGGATTCCCGAACAGCAGCAAGGTCTGGATGATAAACATCAAAATGATCAAGGCAACAGTCTCAGATCTGAGCGCAACAGACAACATTCAAGAgttttccaaaaacttttggATGGTAAGCTCTTTCCATGCCTATAGGAGCAAAGAGATAGGTCTGCTTCAACGCAAGGGGAACATGATCTCAGACCTGGGAGGAGCGAGCACATGCAAAGTCCTATTATGAGGCAAGATCAATCCATTCTCTTCTCTCAAGAACTTTCTCAAGTGTCTGAAGAGTTACCACGTCCAGATTCAGTCCTGAGCAGTGAGCAGATAACAGATACAAATCATGAACGATCCAGACCTGCCATCAGCCCTATGGGCAGGACTGAATTACAAGTTGCACCCATTCCAGAATAGCAGGAATTGAATGAAGAGGAGGAAAATGGCAACATTTCAGGGCTTGATCACAATTCATTTGTACTCGGAGATCCCCATCCTCCCCCGGTTCATGAAGGCCTTTTTGGCATTGCCCAAACTGCCAAAAGGTATTATAAGCATAGGCCAATTTTAGGCCTTAAATGTGCAGAATTGCGCCCACGTTGGATTTGTGGGGCACATCAAAAGCGAGTGTTGTTCACTTGGCTTACACAAAAACGTCAAAGTGGTGTCAAGAAAGgctaagaacaaagaaaagtcCTTCATGGGCCGAACAAGCACCTCTAAAATGTTCGGCCATGGCCTATCAGTCCTTGAGTAGGCCTTATCAGAGTTTTACTTGGCCTTTTCGGCAGAGGTGGAGGccttttgtttcattaagcacGCCTGAAAGTTCAAACCAGAGGTTCAGACcttcaaatatattttcaatCCTTTCCAGGCCTTTCGAAGTTCTATGGTTTCTATACAGCCAGGCCTGGACGCAGGACTCTATTGGTGTAAACAGGCTTTTGCTACAGGTGCGAAGGCCCTTTAAGCTATTTGTCTAGGCGCGAGCCAATATTATAAGCAATTCAAACAGAAGTTCAGACCTTTCCCGTAGGACTGAATCATTATTATGAGCACTCAAAGTGGAGGTTCAGTCCTTCCAATATGAGGTTTAGTCCTTACCAGGCCTTTTTCATggttcaatcatttttttttacgatTAGACCTGAACATAGGCCTTTGTTGGTGGAAATAGACCTGATAAAAGGTGCGAGCATCATCATATCACTCTAAGAAGTCCTGAAGGATGCAGAATGAGGCATTTATCTCTAAGAGAGGCTTTTGAAAGGCCTGTCCAAAGACAACTGGTAGACTACTTCCAAGGTTTGAATTCAGAGAATTTGGTCAAAGGTCTGAAGGAATCATGGAAAATGCCTAATGCCTACTAAGTCCATAGGCAAGGCAAACAAAAGAAGGTATGCTACAATAAAGGGCTGATTGGATGCCAAAAacagttttcttttttatacaTGCCTTGATCCTAAAAGTAAAGAATCAAGGCATgagggggcattgtttacacccgtttttgacACCAAATCTTGGACTAGCGctggaaggccatttaattgAAATTCGATTAAATTGGGCCGATATTTATGAGTTGCTCGGGCTAAAAAATTAATGGGTcacattaattttgtgatttggagCAAGACCCGATTAATTTTAGTCTTGAAACTTGGCTCATGTTTTATTTTTCGGTTACCAGAGGAAATCCTAATTGGAGCAGTTATGGAATTCTTCTAGAATCAAAGTGGAAAGCCATTTGACTTTGTCAAAATGGCTCTGTTATGCTTGGTTTACACATGCAACAGAATGAAAACAAGTAATGGGGTCCCATTACCCCGTGatttacaagaaaaagaaagtggagTGGCCCACGATGCAGTAGCAGTTGAGTTTTTACGTGGAAGTTACAAGTAATTGTGGACACTTGGCATCCAAAGAGCAAAGGATGGAAGTTATTTTGCCAAAACATGGGACACATGTCAACATACAAGAAGCCCATTCCCCATGATCTCAATTTATTCGGCCACTCTTCCACAATACGGGCTGCTTCTTTACTTTTTTCTGCACAACCTTGGAGCCTATAAATAGCAGAATCGAAGATGGAAAATTGGTCCACataccaatcaagctcaacgcttaaatcaaagtcttcccagcgaagcaattatctcatttctctcccatttctatctctcttgtactccaactttattattactacataataaagttattcatatctctcttgtatccccaactttattattacgatataataaagttattctacgaTGTTCTCTACTTTTTCTCACACGGTTGGGAAATTATAAGTCCACTATCGTtgtggcaaaaccacgaacctcattgtggcctcaccctttgggtcacacgcagtCGCACTACATACAAAGTCAGATCGAGGCGCACTCACGCCTTTCATACGTTGGACGacgacaagtcctggcacgccaGCGCTCATGTCGCACACGCGCCATTGGATTTTCCGCTCACGCCTACCCGGCGGAAAAGTGGGAAACAGACCCCAAACCTATAGATGATATGGGTTCGGATGAAATCTGAGACATTCCCACTCTTCATTTCTTTCAAAGCAATTGCTTCtgcccattttgagaaataatcagtGGCAGCTATGATATATTTATCACCCGCAGAGGATGATGGCTTGATAGgcccaataacatcgatgccccatgCTGCAAATGGCCAAGAGCATGTTGTCACATGTAAAGGCTCTGGAGGCTGATGGATAAAATTTCCATGATATTGGCAAACTTGGCAACTTTTTGCATAATTAATGCAGTCAGAAATCatggttggccaatagtatccaAGGCGTTTCAATTGCATATGTAACTTTGGACCACTTTGGTGTGCTCCACATACACCACTATGAACTTCCGCCATAACTTCATGAGCTTGTTCGTTGGCTATGCAACGCATATACATTCCATCCAAGGATCTTTTGTATAATGCGTCCTTCCACATGATGAATTTTGTGGCTCGACGCCTTACCTCTGCCCTTTTTGTTTTATCCTCTGGAAGCCTACCATGTTGGAGGTAATTTATAAAGGGCTTGCGCCAATCTTCGTCACTTTCATTTGTTGTGGCTGCAAATACTAGCAGTACTTCTGAGATTTCAGTTAAGAGTTGTAGAACTCTTCTTTCTCCAACTGTAACAGTTATTCTCCCTATCAGGCAAAGAGAGTGAGGCAGCCAAACTTGCCAAGGAGTCTGCTTGAGCATTTATCCTTCTTTTAACATGGAAAATGTTCACTTTCTTGAATTGTGAAAGCAACTGGCTTAGCCCTTTCATGATGTGGGGCCAAGCTTGCTTTTTTAACAATATATTCTCCACGCAACTGCTTTATCACCAACTCAGAATCTCCATAGACTAAGAGCTCTTCAATCGGTACATGCAATGCCAATTCCAATCCAGCAATTACAGCTTCATATTCTGCCTCATTGTTTGAACATCCTTCTGTCAAGGCAAAGGAATGAGGAATTATGGCATTATTTGGTTTGACGAACACAACACCGATTCcagatttgttattttttagatCGTCTTGCTTTTGGCCATTTGGACTCCTTGttgccccatcgaagtacatcTCCCATGCTTTTTGAGCTTCAACTTGCATGACCTCCTCATCTGGTAAATCAATGGCTAGAGGTGAATCATCAGGGATAGGGTGAGCTGCTAAAAAATCTGCTAAGGCTTGACCTTTTATTGCTTTTTGGAAAACATATTCAATTGCAAATTGTTGGAGGATTATAGCCCATTTATCAATTTTCCCAGAGAGTATTGGCCTTGACAGTATATACTTTAAAGGGTCAGCCTTTGATATCCATTTGACTTCATGCTCCAAGACGTAATGTCTTAACTTTTGCAAGGCGAACACCAAAGTGAGACATGTTTTCTCAATCGGAGAGTAGTTGAGTTCTGCACCAACCAAAGTACGACTTAGATAATACAAAGCCTGTTCTTTCCCTTGTTCGTTATGTTGGGCCAAAAGGGCTCCCAATGAGCAGTCAAGAGCAGCAATGTATAGCAACAATGGTTTTCCTTTGGTTGGGCTCGTAAGTACCGGGGGTTTCAAGAGATATGCCTTGATACTATCAAACGCGTTTTGGCATGATTGATCCCATTCGAAGGGTACACCCTTTTTCATTAGCCTTGAGAATGGCAAGCATCGCCCTGCCAAGTTAAAGATGAACCTTCTTATATAGGCTAATCTTCCTTGTAACCCTTTCAACTCCTTCAAATTTTTGGGAGGAGGCATTTCAAAGATAGCCTTGATTTTCGCAGGATCAATTTCGATTCCTTTGCTTTGAACTACAAAGCCAAGGAATTTACCTGAACAAACCCCAAAAGCGCACTTTAACGGGTTCATCTTGAGCTTGTACCGCCTTAAGCGTTCAAAAATTTGCTTCAAGTCATCCAAATGATCTTCCTTATTTCTGGTTTTGGCGACAAGATCATCAACATAGCACTCAACGATGTTATGCAACATATCACCAAATATCACTGTCATTgatctttggtatgttgcccctgcattttTTAGACCAAAAGGCATCACTATGTAGCAAAAGATCCCTTTCAGAGATCTAAAAGCTGCCAGTTCTTCATCTTCAGGAGCCATTCGGATTTGATTATAACCCGAATATCCGTCCATGAATGACAAGATTTCGTAACCTGTGGTTGCATCAACCAGAAGTTCAGTGATGGGTAAAGGAAAATCATCTTTAGGACAAGCTTCATTGAGATCGCAGAAGTCAATACAAATCCAtattttcccattctttttcgGAACTGGGACTATGTTTGCCAACCAAGTCGGGTATTTAACCTCTCTGATGAATCCAGCTGTAAGGAGTTTATCGACTTTAGCCTCGATTTGGGACATCAATTCTGGCCGTGCCCTTCTTGGCGCTTGTTTAACAGGCCATTTCTCAGGATGGATTGCGAATCTATGAATTGCAACTCCAGGATCAAGTCCAGGCATTTCGTTGTAGGTCCGTGCAAAAACATCGTGATGCTCTTTTAGAAAAGACATGTACCTTTGAGCCTTTTCCTCTGCCAAGTTTGCACTTATGAAAGTTGGCTTATTTTCTCCTTCATCACCAAGATTGACTTCGCGAAGCTCGTCAATTGTAGCCTGACCTCCTTCTTCAGATTGTGTTGGTATGGGATGTGTCTCATCTCCAATCCCATCATCCGAGGCCCCTTCAACTGTAATCATATTTACAGAGAGCTTTTCTTCCGCGGCTTGATAGCCCAATCCTTCCCTTGTGGCAATAATAGGAATTCCTTGCTGAAGGGATTTGGCTTGTGCGTGAGTTAGCACGGAGTCAAAAGGTGCTACTGTTTGTGTGGATACTTTTTCAGGATCAAGACCAGCTTTCACTAACATTTTTGTAATGTTTGCAGCATAACTTGGTCTTATTGGACTCGATAACCCCACAATTTTGAGATTATCATCCTGAACTTTCTTTTTCATGTCACCAAGTGCATGGAACACTATAGGCTTCATGCCTTTTGCTTTCGCAGGGACTACAAATTTACAATAGTTCTCCACTTATGTGCATTCTGCCTTCTGTAATGGCAAGACAAATGCATCTTTTAACTCCAAAGTTGGGTTTATCGGAGCTAAAGCACTTGCCCCCGGCTTCCTTTGAGACTTTGGAATGTAGCGAAATGCCCTCTTTGTCGGAGATTTCACGCTTTTAGTATCTATTTCTGTTGAGCCATTCACTCTATTTTGCAAAGCGTTTGTGTAAAAATGAGCATCCGCATAATAAGCTTCAACCCCATTAAAGGGATCATTATCCGCAACAATTATCCCTTCATTTATAGGTGGAGGCAATGGATATTTGATGCACTGATGGTAGGTAAAGGGCACCGCCATATGATTATGTGACCATGGTCTCCCAAGCAAGGCATTGTAGGAAGTGTCTACATCAATCACCAGAAACTCGGTATCTTCCTCAATGCCACCAAATTTAGTTCGCAATTTGATTTTCCCCATGGGGTGTTGTTCATTCTGATTGAACCCTTGGATCACCAGATGACATGGCCGTAATTGGGATAATCGAACCCCTATTATGCCCAAAGCCCTTTTCGGTAGTAAATTTACTGCGGACCCACCATCCACCAAAACCCGAGAGATTTTGGTGTTAAGAATAAGACTAGTGATGAACAAGGGTCGATTATGATCTGGTGTTTCTGCATACATATCCTCATCGCCAAATGCTACTGTGGACAGGCATGTAGTTGTGGTCTTTTGCCCCTTTTCTTGGACCTCCTTACGAAAATCATCCAGATTGGACAAGGCATAAACCAATGACTTTCGAAGTTCTGGAGACATCATCAAGGCGTCATATATGCTTACCAGAGTTGGGATCTTCTTTAGATGAGCAAGAACATCATATTTCActtgctcttctttttttgggactTCTTCTTGTGTAACTGGTACTTGCAAATTTTGGCTTAGCTGATTGCGGGGCTGTCTTTTATAAGTCAGATATGTCTTGCACACATGGACAACCTCCTTCCCGTCCCCTTCTTTAGGCTCGTTGCTTATTTGCACCATGTTCACTGATCCAACAGATGAATTTTCGTCATCAATGATCATTTCTTCTCTTTGGGGATGTCTTTCCTTTGCATTTCTCAGATATCGTGAGTCCCATCTATAAAAGTATTGGGATTGTTTGAAGGCATTTTTCATGACCTCCCAACTAGGTATAATAAACCCAACAAGAAAACAATACCAATCAAATGCAATCCCATCTAGAGAAAGAGGAAATTGTCGTAAGCACAACGCTTGATTTTGAGCTGTTTCCCTGCATTGTCTCAAAAAGAGCTTTATATGCTTTTCAGGATCACCGTAACCTTTATAGATAGAGAAATTTGGGAGCTCGTATCCTATAGGGAACGGTGTTTGCTGAACCCATAGAGGGAGCAAATCTCTAGGTCTCATACTTCCCACGTCTCGTTGGTCCAACGCAGATTCGAGCTTCTGCTCTGCGGTTTCTTCTAGCAACTCATATGtttgaaatgaaatattttCATCCTGTAATGGCTCCCACATTTCAAGTTCCATTGGCCATGGTGTGTATAACCTCCTATAAAACCGTTCTGCCATTGTGTCCCAATCAAGGATTGAATTGGGAGGAAGGCTAAAATACCAATCAGCTGCCCATCCTCCTAACGAGAGTACAAATTGCCGTAGAAGTAGTGCTTGACTTCGTACTGTGTTTCCACATAGTGCTAGGAAATGCATTAAATGGCGCCTTGGACATCCAACTCCATTATACAAGGGAAAATGTGGTCTGGAGTATCCTCTCGGGAATAAGACCATTTCAACCCATTCAGGATATGGGTGATTTAAAATGTGTTCTCCACCAATAGCATAGTTTTGGGGAATTCTGAACTTTTCCTCTTTCAAAGCTACATCTTGATTTGTTCCCTCCCTTCGAGCAAAAACTCTCGCTTTTTCATCATCCTCTGGACTACTTCTAATTTGTATATCCGCATCTTGAAAATTCACATCCACCGAAATTATGTtgcatgaaaaatcaaaatagtCACTGGACACACTTTCTCCATCATATG is a window encoding:
- the LOC131317399 gene encoding uncharacterized protein LOC131317399, which produces MKPIVFHALGDMKKKVQDDNLKIVGLSSPIRPSYAANITKMLVKAGLDPEKVSTQTVAPFDSVLTHAQAKSLQQGIPIIATREGLGYQAAEEKLSVNMITVEGASDDGIGDETHPIPTQSEEGGQATIDELREVNLGDEGENKPTFISANLAEEKAQRYMSFLKEHHDVFARTYNEMPGLDPGVAIHRFAIHPEKWPVKQAPRRARPELMSQIEAKVDKLLTAGFIREVKYPTWLANIVPVPKKNGKIWICIDFCDLNEACPKDDFPLPITELLVDATTGYEILSFMDGYSGYNQIRMAPEDEELAAFRSLKGIFCYIVMPFGLKNAGATYQRSMTVIFGDMLHNIVECYVDDLVAKTRNKEDHLDDLKQIFERLRRYKLKMNPLKCAFGVCSGKFLGFVVQSKGIEIDPAKIKAIFEMPPPKNLKELKGLQGRLAYIRRFIFNLAGRCLPFSRLMKKGVPFEWDQSCQNAFDSIKAYLLKPPVLTSPTKGKPLLLYIAALDCSLGALLAQHNEQGKEQALYYLSRTLVGAELNYSPIEKTCLTLVFALQKLRHYVLEHEVKWISKADPLKYILSRPILSGKIDKWAIILQQFAIEYVFQKAIKGQALADFLAAHPIPDDSPLAIDLPDEEVMQVEAQKAWEMYFDGATRSPNGQKQDDLKNNKSGIGVVFVKPNNAIIPHSFALTEGCSNNEAEYEAVIAGLELALHVPIEELLVYGDSELVIKQLRGEYIVKKASLAPHHERAKPVAFTIQERRITVTVGERRVLQLLTEISEVLLVFAATTNESDEDWRKPFINYLQHGRLPEDKTKRAEVRRRATKFIMWKDALYKRSLDGMYMRCIANEQAHEVMAEVHSGVCGAHQSGPKLHMQLKRLGYYWPTMISDCINYAKSCQVCQYHGNFIHQPPEPLHVTTCSWPFAAWGIDVIGPIKPSSSAGDKYIIAATDYFSKWAEAIALKEMKSGNVSDFIRTHIIYRFGVCFPLFRRVGVSGKSNGACAT